A single region of the Metarhizium brunneum chromosome 6, complete sequence genome encodes:
- the mug80_1 gene encoding Meiotically up-regulated 80 protein: MPGGVCAVLDYEVDVMAEYVSEMAVRVVTPDATITSGFRKFVTQILTSTRLPSTTILLGMNYLAKRINAIKGQGPYKVSEGQVWRYLTVSLLLGSKFLDDNTFQNRSWSEVSGIPVTELNTLEFEWVQAMGWRLYVNLDLSKDYQAWLDNWREWQQMKKRQAVQANRERLASLVPAIDTELARYNSSRQSPHSRYVQEQAAEFDRYQAIKAQQQTYRSRDAPWAHNPWNAPLTPPDSGYGTPEYVMSATSSNARYNEWFAQAAAQYSSRYPQPPAHSSFYQHRQTPYSSHYSYNHGGWDHGIGECSCPGCVGPMKQTPYFVSHGYGQQVVG; the protein is encoded by the coding sequence ATGCCGGGTGGCGTGTGTGCCGTCCTCGATTACGAGGTCGACGTGATGGCAGAATACGTTAGTGAAATGGCTGTGCGTGTTGTCACTCCTGATGCTACAATCACTTCGGGGTTTCGCAAGTTTGTCACCCAAATCCTCACTTCAACACGACTTCCTAGCACCACGATCCTGCTGGGCATGAACTATCTTGCCAAGCGGATCAACGCTATTAAAGGGCAGGGTCCTTACAAGGTGTCTGAAGGCCAAGTGTGGCGATACTTGACTGTCTCGCTCCTCTTGGGCAGCAAGTTTCTTGATGATAACACGTTCCAGAATCGATCCTGGTCCGAAGTCAGTGGCATTCCAGTGACGGAACTGAATACTTTGGAGTTTGAGTGGGTCCAGGCCATGGGCTGGAGACTCTACGTCAATCTCGACCTCAGCAAGGATTATCAGGCTTGGCTAGACAACTGGCGCGAGTGGCAGCAGATGAAGAAGCGACAGGCAGTCCAGGCAAACCGTGAACGACTTGCCTCTCTGGTACCTGCGATCGACACCGAGCTTGCAAGATATAACAGCAGCCGCCAATCGCCGCATTCCCGCTATGTGCAAGAACAGGCTGCCGAGTTCGATCGTTatcaggccatcaaggcccaACAGCAGACGTATCGCTCCCGCGATGCTCCTTGGGCTCATAACCCGTGGAATGCCCCTTTGACGCCACCAGACTCTGGATACGGCACTCCCGAGTATGTTATGTCTGCTACGTCTAGCAATGCTCGCTATAACGAGTGGTTCGCTCAGGCCGCCGCACAGTACAGCAGTCGGTACCCTCAACCGCCTGCCCACAGCTCCTTCTACCAGCATCGCCAGACTCCATATAGCTCCCACTACTCCTATAATCACGGCGGGTGGGACCATGGGATTGGCGAATGCAGCTGCCCTGGCTGTGTTGGTCCTATGAAGCAAACTCCTTACTTTGTGTCTCACGGATATGGCCAACAGGTGGTGGGCTGA
- the tim54 gene encoding Mitochondrial import inner membrane translocase subunit tim54: MDEQQKAEKTRAGAGLPPKPRNPALKMLGLPALPKKLPSRNWMIFWAITGAFTTAIVYDKREKNRATAKWRRAVEPLSRELIGPANALPRKLTVYLEAPPGDGLRVAQDHFIEYVKPVLSASGLDWEFVQGRQQGDVRAAVAEKIRRSRMADERPGEEIPKTDDSIVEDMRKKMGLREYEGVKGDIVIGRHAWKEYMRGLHEGWLGPLDAPPLPEPEPTVDTKPDSEAPPADDGAAESKPEEKKEEQKKEDKPSRPPQPRPHNTTDDYDSVSLPVHMPSEFSPSATIPFPHRLGFTQTFVRLGRFLNRRKLADDIGQQVAAVCFAAARDYREADGQYEQQLLLEQEERDWPKSTWKEEEPATEEDKKKVASEPKKERIWASPMVIDARIAQRMRRFEIQPQDEERAAKIIVPEEEVEGWIKGSLRSLWRWGARSWDEKPKGPNVGNLDDD; this comes from the coding sequence ATGGACGAGCAGCAAAAGGCCGAAAAGACCCGTGCCGGGGCAGGTCTTCCCCCGAAACCTCGCAACCCGGCTCTCAAAATGCTCGGCCTCCCTGCGCTACCCAAGAAGCTCCCCTCACGGAACTGGATGATTTTCTGGGCCATCACAGGCGCCTTCACCACGGCTATCGTCTACGACAAGCGCGAGAAGAACCGCGCGACCGCGAAATGGCGCCGCGCCGTCGAGCCCTTGTCCCGCGAGCTGATCGGCCCTGCCAACGCCCTGCCCCGAAAACTCACCGTCTATCTGGAGGCACCGCCCGGCGATGGGCTGCGCGTCGCTCAGGACCATTTCATCGAATATGTGAAGCCGGTGCTGTCGGCGTCCGGGCTGGACTGGGAGTTTGTCCAGGGGAGGCAGCAGGGCGACGTACGGGCGGCAGTGGCAGAAAAGATTCGGCGGTCGAGAATGGCCGATGAGCGTCCGGGCGAGGAGATCCCCAAGACGGACGATTCCATCGTCGAGGACATGCGGAAGAAGATGGGCCTCAGGGAGTATGAGGGCGTCAAGGGTGATATTGTCATCGGGCGCCATGCCTGGAAGGAGTATATGCGCGGTCTGCACGAGGGCTGGCTCGGTCCTCTGGACGCGCCGCCTCTGCCGGAACCAGAGCCCACCGTAGACACAAAGCCCGACTCCGAGGCTCCTCCAGCCGATGACGGGGCCGCCGAGAGCAAACCCGAAGAGAAAAAGGAGGAACAAAAGAAGGAAGACAAGCCGTCCCGGCCGCCGCAGCCCCGCCCGCACAACACCACAGACGACTACGACTCCGTCTCTCTCCCCGTCCACATGCCGTCCGAATTCTCCCCCTCGGCTACCATCCCATTCCCCCATCGCCTTGGCTTCACCCAGACATtcgtccgcctcggccgcttCCTCAATCGCCGCAAGCTCGCCGACGACATCGGCCAGCAGGTAGCGGCTGTCTgtttcgccgccgcccgcgacTACCGcgaggccgacggccagtacgagcagcagctcctcCTGGAACAAGAAGAGCGGGACTGGCCCAAGAGCACATGGAAGGAAGAGGAGCCCGCCACGGaagaggacaagaaaaaggTTGCTTCCGAACCCAAAAAGGAGAGAATCTGGGCGAGCCCCATGGTCATCGATGCGCGAATCGCGCAGCGCATGAGGCGCTTCGAGATCCAGCCCCAAGACGAGGAGCGCGCGGCCAAGATTATCGtgccggaggaggaggtcGAGGGCTGGATCAAGGGCAGCCTGAGGAGCCTCTGGAGATGGGGGGCTCGCTCGTGGGATGAAAAGCCCAAGGGTCCCAACGTCGGCAACTTGGACGATGACTAG